CCATACTCAACACGGTGCTAATTACTTCTAGTGGATAGAAGTCTGGGTCCCCGGCCGCAGGGATGTGGTAGACAATAGCGACATAAGCGAGCGTTCCTTCCTTGCGAACCGTTACCCGTCTTTCACCGCGCTGCTCCGGTTCGACCGTCGAGGGCCCCGTGATCGGTTCCCCAATAGCAAGCGGACCAAAGTGAGTTTCAACCTGTTTCATCAAATCAGTAGTATCAAAGTCTCCAACGAGGACAAGGGTTGCATTGTTCGGCACGTAACGTTGGCGGTAGTAGTTGTAGAGGTCGTCGCGGGTCATTGTTTTGAGGTCTGAGGGCCAACCGATGATACCCCACTGATACGGGTGCGCCTTGTACGCAGTCGCCTGCACCTCTTCCCTCAACACGAAATGGGGTGTATTCTCATATCCCTCACGTTCCGAAAGAATTACCGTGCGTTCCGCTTCGACCTCCTCCGGATCAAACACGCTGTTCTGCATCCGATCCGATTCCAAAGCGAGCGCAACCGAGATTTTATCCGCGGGTAGGGTCTCATAGTACGCAGTATAGTCGTTGCTAGTAAACGCATTCCATCTGCCGCCGTTGCCTTCAATGAAACGCCCTAGTTCCTCTTTCGAGAACTTCGGTGTACCTTTGAAAAGCATGTGTTCAACCCAGTGGGAAACGCCTGTGAGTCCGGGACGTTCATTCCGCGAGCCGACTTTGTACCAGATATAACTGCTAGCGACAGGGGCTGCGTGCACCTCTTTGGTCAACACTTTCAATCCATTAGATAATTGATGTTCGATGATTTCAGATCGGGATTCAATCTGTTTGGTCATAATAGCCTCCTTTCGCTTATAGCACGGCCAAGATTGCTTCTACAACATAATCCAAGTTCTTGGGTGAAAGTCCTGCCACATTCAGGCGACCGTTTGTCGGCATATAGATAGCATATTCGTCGCGTAATCTATCCACGGCGTTTTTGGAAAGCCCGGAATAAGAGAACATCCCGCTCTGCTTGTACATGAAGTTGAAATCTATCGAACTACTGCCTGCGTTCAAGCCTTCAGCCAACGCCTTACGCATGCCGGAGATTCGTTCCCGCATGGTCGCAAGCTCGGTTTCCCACTCCTGTCTGAGGGGGTCAGAGGCGAGGACAGCCGCAATGATGCGGGAACCGTGAAGGGGTGGGTTGGAGTAGTTGGCACGGATGATTCGCATGACTTGAGATTTAACCCGTTCGGCGGTTGCTGTATCAGTCGTAACAACATAGAATCCGCCGATTCGCTCCCCATAAAGCCCAAAGTTTTTGGAATAGGAGTTTGCGACTAGCATCTGATGTCCATCAGCAAGGAAGTGGCGGACTGCCATTGCATCCTCATCGATACCACGTCCAAAACCTTGATAAGCGAAGTCGAACACCGGCAGCAGCTCCTGCCTCTTGATGGCTGCGGAGATTTCCTCCCAATCCGCTGGGGTTGGATCGAGTCCGGTTGGGTTGTGGCAACAGGCGTGAAGTAGGATTGGGCTTCCACTAGGGATGGAGGTGATCGCTTCGATCATGCGCGACTTGGTGAATTCCCTGTGCTGTGCATCATAGTACGGATATGACGCGACCTCCAGGCCAGCCTTTGCAAAAACTTGATTGTGGTTTGCCCAAGTGGGATCGGGAACGTAGATGACTTCGCTTTCGATATGGACAAGGAACTCGCCAGCGAGTCTCACACCGGCGGTCCCACCGGGTGCCTGTGCCCCGAAGATATTGTCTTGCTCAGTATTGAATACCAATCTAATGGATCGCTGTACATATTCCGGGTTGCCATCTTGAGAAAGGTACTCCTTATCCATGCCCTGAGCCAGAATTTGCTGCTCTGCTCTTTTGACCGCTGCAAGCACAAGCGGCTGGAGATCATCGGTCTTGTAGGCACCGATGCTCAGGTTCACTTTATTCGCCCGTGGATCCGCCTTGAAAGCCGCGTTAAGCCCCAAGATAGGGTCGGGTGGCGCCATTTCTACCGTGTCGAAGAATTTCATGGTTGTATACTCCTAATTTTTCGCATTTTGACCGGGCTGGTCAAGAAAAAGAGGGTGACAGTTTGGAATGGCGTCGTCTAAAGTGTTGTCATCAATTTCCGGAATGCGTTCAGTTGTGGTTGAATTACATGCGGTTCGGGCACTCGGCCCTCAAGCGCTTCGATGGTCTTCAGTCCGTTGCCGGTGATACTGACAACAATCCGCTCATCTCGACTGATGCGTCCACTTTCAATCAGCTTTTTCGCTGCCGCGAGTGTAACACCGCCCGCTGTTTCCGTGAAGATGCCTTCTGTCGCAGCAAGAAGCTTCATTGCTTCGACAATCTCACCATCGTTCGCATGCTCCCCGTGTCCACCCGAATTCCGCACCGTATCAGCAGCATAAATCCCGTCAGCGGGGTTGCCAATCGCGAGAGATTTGGCAATGGTATCCGGTTTAACGGGCTTAACAAAATCGCTGCCGTCTTTGACCGTCGTGACAATTGGACCACAACCTTCAGCCTGTGCCACGTGGATACGGGTTTGTGGCTTGTCGATCAGTCCTAGCATATGAAATTCCTTCAACGCCTTGCCCACCTTTGTGATGAGCGATCCACCCGCTGCGGGTACAACGATGTGATCCGGTGCTTCCCAACCGAGTTGCTCAAGGATTTCATAGGTAAATGTCTTGGAACCTTCTGCGTAAAATGGGCGGATGTTGATATTGGCAAACGCCCAAGGATAGACGCCTGCGACCTCGCTGCATAACCGGTTGACATCATCATAGTTTCCCGCAATTCCGACCACCGTTGGGGCGTAAACGAGCGAAGCTACTACTTTTCCCATCTCAAGATCAGCGGGAATAAAGATGAAGCAGTTGAGGTTTGCTATTGCAGCGTTTGCGGCGACGGAATTGGCTAAATTGCCGGTCGAGGCGCACGATACGGTATCGAATCCAAACTCCTTCGCCTTACTTAGCGCAACTGCAACGACACGATCTTTGAAGGATAGGGTTGGGTGACACACAGAATCATCCTTGATATAGAGTGCTTCTACACCAAGCAATGCTTCTAGATTTTTGGCTCGAATTAGCGGGGTGAATCCCGAATGGAATCCATCGGTCGGTTCACCATCAATCGGCAGTAGATCGGCATACCGCCAGAGGCTTTCGGGACCGGCCTCAATAGATTCTCGTGAGATTGACTTCTGGATTACCTCGTAGTTGTAGTCTACCTCAAGTGGTCCAAAACAGAACTCACACACGTGGAGTGGTTCTTTGGGATACTGCCTTTCACATTCACGACATTTCAATCCCAGTACTTTTTCGGTCATGTTCGTCTCCGTTGGTTCAAAAGATAAGAAAGATTTGCTATCAAACAGTCGGTCAATTTTACGAGACAATGTCGATTGACCGTTTCATTAAAAATGTAGACAATAAAAAAGCCTATCATCACGGCTGTGACAATAGGCAATTCTGTAAAGCATATATGTTAAAAACAATCCCAATTCATGACTAAATCTGCCTATTTTCACTTCGCCTCGCACGCATGGACACCACACCAGCAGCAATGCCCATGCCCGGCATGTACATGGTCATGATAGCAAAGTGAGCAATTGGGGGAAAGTTGAAGTGAGATTGTCGCATCTTTCTAATTCGTTTACCTGTTTGGTTCATCAGTTCATTAAGAGCAATTGTAGTAGAAGCAATATACCTACTAATAGCAAATTGGATTATTTTATTAAAAGGTCGTTTAATTTTAGCATACGCTCCCACATAAAGGCAAGGGAAAATTAACAATCGTTGGGGTTTAATGATTAACGGCATCACGGCAGGTTCTCAATCATCACTGGTTTTATGGCGTCCGCGGGTATAAAGTCAAAGACCTGCGCGTAAAAGTAGAATTCCGCTTCAAGTGATCGCTGGATATTCTCACTGCGGCGGAATCCGTGCTGTTCGCCTTCAAACGGAACATAAGCGACAGGCAACCCTTTCGCCTGCAACGCTTCGACCATCATCTCCGCCTGATTGGGCGGCACAACTTTATCTTCAAGTCCCTGAAACAGAATTAAGGGGCATGAAAGACGATCCGTAAAATGGATCGGTGAGCGCTCTCGGTAGCGATCCCGTTCTTCAGGATAGGGTCCAATCAAGCTATCCAGATAGCGGGATTCAAATTTATGTGTGTCCCTCGTCATCGTCTCAAGGTCGCTGATCCCGTAATAGCTGGCACCCGCTTTGAAAACGTCCCGGAATGTCAACGCCGAGAGTGTTGTGTAGCCGCCTGCACTTCCGCCTCGAATTGCCAACCGATTACCGTCCACAAATCCGTTTTCGGCGAGGTATCGCGCTCCGTTCGCACAATCGTCGACGTCAACAAGCCCCCATTGACCGTTAAGCCGCTGGCGATAGGCGCGACCGTAGCCGCTGCTACCCCCATAGTTCACATCAAGGACAGCAATCCCCCGGCTCGTCCAGTATTGAATCTCTAGGTCGAGCGCAGTCGAAGTTGCTGAGGTAGGACCTCCGTGGCTGATGACGAGGAGCGGGGGCAGATCATCGGTCGGTGCGGTGTAATCACAATTTTGTGGCGGATAAAAGAAGGCGTGGGCACTCAGACCACCTTCGGTTGGAAACTCAATCGCTTGTGGAGTTGAGAAATATCCAGCATCAATCTCTATCTCACTTGCGCGGCATACGACCTCGAATTGTCCCGTGGCAAGGTCAAGGCGGACGATTGACGCTGGCTCCGTCGCCGAACTGGCGTTGAAAAGGACTCCGCCGGGGATGACTTGCAGGTTGGTAATTGATGTGTAGGGCGTATCAATCTGATCGAGACTTCGTGTTACGGTATCCAAAAGTACTAGATGCCAGATACCATCCTGCGTGTAGGTGCAGATAATCTGATTGGCAGAGACAAACCGATAAGTGGACATACCAAATATCCACTGCGGTCTCCCGAACTCTGCCTCCATTTCACATACCGGTTCGACGGTTCCAGCTTGATAGCGATAGAGATTCCACCAGTTCGTTCGGTCAGAAACGAAGTATAGCGTACCATCTGGCGACCAATCTGGCTGAAAGATCGATTCATCAATACCACCTGCCACACATTCGGTGTGACTCAGAGATCCATCTGTGTTGATCTCACCGATCCAAAGTTCAGTGCCATCCCATGGCATATTCGGATGGTTCCAAGTCAGCCATGCCAGACGCGTACCATCGGGACTCAAGCATGGCGAAGAATAAAAATCGTTGTCGCAGACGAGTATCTGCCCGCTGTCTCTGCCATCCAATGGGAGGTCTACCAATGTGTTGACGGCTTCATTCTCGGTATCGGTATGGTCTTCACGGACATAGATTAGACGGTTCCGTTTGACGTCGACAATGCCATCGGCATAGCGTAGATCTGCGTCGGGGGTAATCGGTTGCGGTTCTGATTCGCACGTTTGACGGTAGATGCGCTGATCTACGAAGTTAGAGAAGTAGACCACCCCTTCACTGACAACGAGTGCCGCCCCACCGTACTCATGGACGCGTGTTCGTGCGCTGAAAGTGGGTGGAGTCACATCGGTCGTTTCTCCGTCCGGGGTCCGTCGAACAATGACATAGCGACCGTTCTCGGTCGGACGCATCTCAATCCAATAGATATCTTCTTCATCGGCTAGGGCTTCTATTATCCAGCGCCCTTCTGTCGAAATGAGATTTGCGCTAATTGGGGATTTCCAAGAGCCGTAGGGTGCCACCTGCGGTTGCGTCATCATCTCCTCCTTGATTTTTAAAGATTTGATTTAAGTAGAAATTGAGGAGTAGTGTAGTAGAAAACAAGCTGTAGATCAAGGTGAAAAAAAATACTTTATTAGGGCGTGTTGACATTTTGATGCTGCGAATTCGGCAAACACTGTAAGCATCGGGCAATCTGACATAAGTAGCGCAAACTGTTAGTTTGTAGGAGGAAATCACAATCTAACAGATTGCGGTACAAAAGACCACTTTTATGGAATAATTTTTTGAAAAGGAAATTTCCTGATGAAAAACGGAGTTGGGTTTCACCCTATCTGTTTATAACCTTTGGTGCTAGTTTAGTGAGAAAGTTTTTTCCACATTGTTCAAGAGTTCATTGGTTCATTAGTCGGTTGGTTGATTCATTCTTCTTATGTTCCCCCTTTGGATACACATGTCGCCCCGCTGGGGCTTTCGGGTATTTGTTTATCGGTGTGCTATAAACATATCGCCCCTCTGGGGCTAAATGCTCCGTCTTATGTGTGTGTTCCGCTGAATCTGTTTTAATCTGTGATTTGGACAAAATGTACATTGTGCTCCTCTGGAGCACGGGACTTGGGGCATGTCGCTCGGCTATAGACATGTCGCTCCTGTGGAGCGAGAAGACGCCGTCCATAGTTCGCTGGTTGCCCCGATTGGCAGATTAGGCAATCTGCCGCCACGATTACAGGACTTGGGGCATGTCGCCCCGCTGGGGCTAACGGATTTGGTCTGATATTCAGCGAATCGTATTTCAGTAAACCTGTGCGTTCAGAGTTAGATAAAGTCGCACAATCCCTCAGAAATGCTTTGTGATTGTAGATCTACCAGGATTTACGCAAATTTAGCACACGGGGGTAGATTTTCGATTTTTAACCCCCTAAATCCCTAACTCCCTAAATCCCTAACCCCCTAAATCCCTAACCCCCTAAATCCCCCTTGTCAGGGGGACTTTGGAAACTCAGGGGGACTTATGAACGCGCTGCGTAAGTCCTATCTACATTATTTGTACGTGAGGCGCGATGTTTACTTGTGCTTGTTAGCCCGCCTGTCCTCATACATGCTAAACCCCAAAACAAGAAGGAGTACGGTGGCTTGTGTTACCCACGTCAGTTTTGAAGGGACCTGGGCGATTATCTGCATTTCCTCGGAACCAGCCTGCAGCAAACCGAAGAGCAACGCCGAAAAGATAACGCCAATCGGATGCAGTCTTCCGAGCAGCGCAACGGCAATGGCCGTATAACCATATCCCGGCGCATTTTGATAGAGTCGATGGGGACTCAACCCCATCAACTCAATAGTTCCTGCTAGTCCTGCTAACCCGCCGCTGATTAACATAGCGATGATGATGTTTCGAGAGATGTTGATGCCTGCGACCCGTGCAGCAACTTGGTTCTGTCCGACCGCGCGTATCTGATAGCCAAGGACCGTGCGAAACAGGACCCAGTATAAGATAGCGGCAAGTATAAGTGCAAGGATAATCCCTAAGTGAAATCTGTTGTGTGGAATCCATTCTTTTGGAAGTAGACGGGGTAGCACAGCGTTTGCTGCGATTCTTTCGCTTTGTTGATATGCTCGCGCCGCTTCTTGCAAGGGTCCACCATCTATAGAGTAACGGACTAGTTCAAGTGCAATGAAGTTGAGCATGATGGTGCTGATGACCTCTTGCACGCCCCGATAGGCTCTGAGCAATCCGGCGACTGCCCCCCAAAATCCTCCCGCGATGCATCCAAGTACCAGAACCAGAGGGATAAAGAGAAGTGGTGGCAGGTTGGTAATTGATGTTCCGATCCATGTGGTGACAAGTGTGCCGATGAGGTATTGTCCTTCTGCTCCGATGTTCCAAACACCACACCGAAATGCGAACGCTACAGCCAGCCCCGTCAGTAGGAGTGGACAGGTTTTAACAAACGTTTCCGTCACCTCCCGCATTCCCCCCAACGCCCCCTGATACATAGCGACAAATGCCTTTATCGGCTGATAACCACACACGAGCATAATGAGCGCATTGATGAAAAGGGCTAAGAGAGTGATGAGGATTGGAAAAAGGATCTGGGTGGATTTGATGCGCATTAAGATTGGAAGGACGACAAAAGAACAGGGCTCATGTCGAAATAAAGTGCAAAACACAAAAAGCGTAAAACGTGATGCGTAAAACGTGAAAGGACTTTGTTCATTGGTTCATTAATAAACCGGTGAGCTCATGAACTTAATCGGTTTCGGTTGCACAATTTCTTAACATGAGCGAAGAACAAAAGGGAAGAAAATGAGGAAGGTCTGGTGGAGAAGGGAAGACAGACAAACTCCCAATCATCCCTTCTTCCAAATCTGAAACAGCGTTCTGCAAAAGTTAAAATATGTAGGACTTACGCAGCTGCACGCTCAAAGCCAACCCCAGAAATGGGCGCGCAAGCCCCGATAAATCGGGATCTTCGGAACGGGACGTGGCAGGTGTTTCTGGTTACGGCATACGGAGTATACCTCCTACCTTTTGCGTAGGTCCTAATATAGTTACATCTCACTCAACAACCCACGTATCGCCCTCATTGAGTAGGGCATCCAGATTGCCTTCTCCCATCCGCTTTTTAGCGCTGTTGATCTGTTCGGTCATCATACCTTCATAGCAGGGGTGCTCAACGCTCCGAAAGATGCCGATTGGATGAGGTAACCCCGGCACTTCCGTCATACGACTGAGGAAGTACGCCAATGTTCGATCTTCGGCGAACTGATCATGGGTAATCAGGTTTTCGGTGGTGGGCACACCATCGGTCAAAGAGATCACCTCGGGCTTAAATCCGTTCAAGCAGATCCCCTTGTCACTGTCCTTTCCAAAGACTAGGGGTTGACCATGTTCTAAAAACACCGTATTTTCGGCTTTCGTTTCCTTTTCGGTGTAGGTAAAGAATGCACCGTCATTGTAGACGTTACAGTTCTGATAAATTTCGACGAATGAGGTGCCTTTGTGGTCGAAAGCTGCCTTGATGACATTTCGGAGATGTTCGGGATCTCTGTCAAGAGATCGAGCAACAAAGGTTGCTCCAGAAGCGAGCGCCAGACTGATCGGATTGAAGGGGTTGTCAATCGATCCCATCGGCGTTGAGTAGGTTTTTTTGCCTTGCTCAGAAGTCGGAGAATATTGCCCTTTCGTGAGTCCGTAGATACGGTTGTTGAACAGCAACACGTTGATGTCAAGATTGCGGCGCATCAGGTGAATAAAGTGGTTGCCGCCGATTGACAACGCATCGCCATCACCGGTGATTACCCAAACTGATAAGTCAGGGTTAGCAGTTTTTACACCTGCAGCGATAGTGGGTGCGCGACCATGGATGGTATGAAAGCCGTAAGTATTCATGTAATATGGGAAACGACTTGAACAGCCAATACCGGAGATGAAGACGAAATCTTCCTTCGGGATACCTAGGTCTGGCAGAATCCGTTGGGTTTGGGCGAGAATGGAGTAGTCCCCGCACCCTGGGCACCAGCGAACATCTTGATCAGAGGTAAAATCTTGCTTTGTTAGCGTCTGGACAGCAACTGGTATTGGACTGGAGGTTCTATTTTTCATGCGGCACCTCTTAACAACTCATCAATTTTAGATTCAACTTCAAATACGTGAAACGGTTGTCCTTGGATCTTATTGAGACCGACGGCATCTACCAGATACTCTGCGCGAATCAGTAGGCGCAATTGCCCCAAGTTTAGTTCAGGAATGAGCACGCTTTTGAAACCTTTCATAATGTCGCCAATCTCTTTGGGAAGTGGATTGAGATAGCGCAGGTGTACATGCGATACGGATTTGCTTTCCACCTGTTTATGTTCAACGGCTGTTCTGACTGCCCCGAAGGTTCCGCCCCAACTCAACACAAGGAGTTCCCCGCTTTCTTCACCATATATTTCTGTGGGTGGAATATCGTCTGCAATACGAGCGACTTTTTCTGCTCTGAGATGAACCATCTGCTCATGGTTATCGGGGTCATAACTGACATTCCCTGAGCCGTCTTCTTTTTCCAAACCACCGATCCGATGTTCCAAACCGGGAGTGCCCGGAAGTGCCCAAGGACGTGCTAGCGTTGCTTCATCCCGCAAATAAGGTTCAAACCCGTTGGTGTCGGTCGGAAAATCCACACCAATTGCCGGCAG
The sequence above is drawn from the Candidatus Poribacteria bacterium genome and encodes:
- a CDS encoding insulinase family protein; this encodes MTKQIESRSEIIEHQLSNGLKVLTKEVHAAPVASSYIWYKVGSRNERPGLTGVSHWVEHMLFKGTPKFSKEELGRFIEGNGGRWNAFTSNDYTAYYETLPADKISVALALESDRMQNSVFDPEEVEAERTVILSEREGYENTPHFVLREEVQATAYKAHPYQWGIIGWPSDLKTMTRDDLYNYYRQRYVPNNATLVLVGDFDTTDLMKQVETHFGPLAIGEPITGPSTVEPEQRGERRVTVRKEGTLAYVAIVYHIPAAGDPDFYPLEVISTVLSMGKTSRFYRALVDKQLATSAYFYPDFSKDAGLAWTFAEAQVGVDPPTLEKVLLEQIDRIQNEVLTEAELEKAINQTEAHFIFSLDSVSSQAAQIGYYETVYDYRYLDAYLDNIRAVTREQIREAAQKYLTENNRTVGYFQPISPGHGGTSGEDTAPALHHTRHPRLCQIQGGIER
- a CDS encoding aspartate/tyrosine/aromatic aminotransferase; translation: MKFFDTVEMAPPDPILGLNAAFKADPRANKVNLSIGAYKTDDLQPLVLAAVKRAEQQILAQGMDKEYLSQDGNPEYVQRSIRLVFNTEQDNIFGAQAPGGTAGVRLAGEFLVHIESEVIYVPDPTWANHNQVFAKAGLEVASYPYYDAQHREFTKSRMIEAITSIPSGSPILLHACCHNPTGLDPTPADWEEISAAIKRQELLPVFDFAYQGFGRGIDEDAMAVRHFLADGHQMLVANSYSKNFGLYGERIGGFYVVTTDTATAERVKSQVMRIIRANYSNPPLHGSRIIAAVLASDPLRQEWETELATMRERISGMRKALAEGLNAGSSSIDFNFMYKQSGMFSYSGLSKNAVDRLRDEYAIYMPTNGRLNVAGLSPKNLDYVVEAILAVL
- a CDS encoding threonine synthase, translated to MTEKVLGLKCRECERQYPKEPLHVCEFCFGPLEVDYNYEVIQKSISRESIEAGPESLWRYADLLPIDGEPTDGFHSGFTPLIRAKNLEALLGVEALYIKDDSVCHPTLSFKDRVVAVALSKAKEFGFDTVSCASTGNLANSVAANAAIANLNCFIFIPADLEMGKVVASLVYAPTVVGIAGNYDDVNRLCSEVAGVYPWAFANINIRPFYAEGSKTFTYEILEQLGWEAPDHIVVPAAGGSLITKVGKALKEFHMLGLIDKPQTRIHVAQAEGCGPIVTTVKDGSDFVKPVKPDTIAKSLAIGNPADGIYAADTVRNSGGHGEHANDGEIVEAMKLLAATEGIFTETAGGVTLAAAKKLIESGRISRDERIVVSITGNGLKTIEALEGRVPEPHVIQPQLNAFRKLMTTL
- a CDS encoding S9 family peptidase, which encodes MTQPQVAPYGSWKSPISANLISTEGRWIIEALADEEDIYWIEMRPTENGRYVIVRRTPDGETTDVTPPTFSARTRVHEYGGAALVVSEGVVYFSNFVDQRIYRQTCESEPQPITPDADLRYADGIVDVKRNRLIYVREDHTDTENEAVNTLVDLPLDGRDSGQILVCDNDFYSSPCLSPDGTRLAWLTWNHPNMPWDGTELWIGEINTDGSLSHTECVAGGIDESIFQPDWSPDGTLYFVSDRTNWWNLYRYQAGTVEPVCEMEAEFGRPQWIFGMSTYRFVSANQIICTYTQDGIWHLVLLDTVTRSLDQIDTPYTSITNLQVIPGGVLFNASSATEPASIVRLDLATGQFEVVCRASEIEIDAGYFSTPQAIEFPTEGGLSAHAFFYPPQNCDYTAPTDDLPPLLVISHGGPTSATSTALDLEIQYWTSRGIAVLDVNYGGSSGYGRAYRQRLNGQWGLVDVDDCANGARYLAENGFVDGNRLAIRGGSAGGYTTLSALTFRDVFKAGASYYGISDLETMTRDTHKFESRYLDSLIGPYPEERDRYRERSPIHFTDRLSCPLILFQGLEDKVVPPNQAEMMVEALQAKGLPVAYVPFEGEQHGFRRSENIQRSLEAEFYFYAQVFDFIPADAIKPVMIENLP
- a CDS encoding ABC transporter permease; translation: MRIKSTQILFPILITLLALFINALIMLVCGYQPIKAFVAMYQGALGGMREVTETFVKTCPLLLTGLAVAFAFRCGVWNIGAEGQYLIGTLVTTWIGTSITNLPPLLFIPLVLVLGCIAGGFWGAVAGLLRAYRGVQEVISTIMLNFIALELVRYSIDGGPLQEAARAYQQSERIAANAVLPRLLPKEWIPHNRFHLGIILALILAAILYWVLFRTVLGYQIRAVGQNQVAARVAGINISRNIIIAMLISGGLAGLAGTIELMGLSPHRLYQNAPGYGYTAIAVALLGRLHPIGVIFSALLFGLLQAGSEEMQIIAQVPSKLTWVTQATVLLLVLGFSMYEDRRANKHK
- a CDS encoding 2-oxoacid:ferredoxin oxidoreductase subunit beta translates to MKNRTSSPIPVAVQTLTKQDFTSDQDVRWCPGCGDYSILAQTQRILPDLGIPKEDFVFISGIGCSSRFPYYMNTYGFHTIHGRAPTIAAGVKTANPDLSVWVITGDGDALSIGGNHFIHLMRRNLDINVLLFNNRIYGLTKGQYSPTSEQGKKTYSTPMGSIDNPFNPISLALASGATFVARSLDRDPEHLRNVIKAAFDHKGTSFVEIYQNCNVYNDGAFFTYTEKETKAENTVFLEHGQPLVFGKDSDKGICLNGFKPEVISLTDGVPTTENLITHDQFAEDRTLAYFLSRMTEVPGLPHPIGIFRSVEHPCYEGMMTEQINSAKKRMGEGNLDALLNEGDTWVVE